A window from Desulfovibrio subterraneus encodes these proteins:
- a CDS encoding amidohydrolase family protein: MLTAVRASRVLTMADQRPASRNCVEKPPVSGAVPITDSDISCIHDGVIVAENGVIIDVLPYADFTATYGFAPQNLGAVTILPGLINCHCHLELSHLGGIAVQQQGFPAWIGSLLAHMGEAVTDQALDAALAEMAATGTVHVADVNGRAPLPVYEAAKHHDVGIDLQLEVFGYAFPEGFTAADLWDFFLSGTASGLPDDVRKRNTVLAGHALYSTHPAALVFAKHWCRSRERHFSVHLAEQADEEEMLLRGTGRLREMLNQRVLPADYKAPGMRPVAYAAELGLLDNGTLAVHCVHCNDADIDLLRDTGTHVCLCPRSNEYIGVGTAPVHKFLDAGLNLCLGTDSLASNHDLNLWNEARKLRDDQGVPTHTLLRMLTVNGAHALGLSDSLGTLEPGRHFRYAVLPEDLLL, from the coding sequence ATGCTCACTGCCGTCCGCGCTTCGCGCGTCCTGACCATGGCCGACCAGCGGCCAGCCTCCCGCAACTGCGTGGAGAAACCGCCCGTTTCCGGCGCGGTACCCATCACTGATTCCGATATTTCCTGCATCCATGACGGCGTGATCGTCGCTGAGAACGGCGTCATCATCGACGTGCTGCCCTATGCAGACTTCACCGCCACATACGGTTTCGCGCCGCAGAACCTTGGCGCAGTCACCATCCTGCCCGGGCTCATCAACTGCCACTGCCATCTGGAACTCTCGCACCTCGGCGGCATTGCCGTGCAACAGCAGGGGTTTCCCGCATGGATAGGCTCGCTGCTTGCCCACATGGGTGAAGCCGTCACCGATCAGGCGCTGGATGCCGCCCTTGCCGAAATGGCCGCCACTGGCACCGTCCATGTGGCCGATGTGAACGGACGCGCCCCCCTGCCCGTATACGAAGCAGCAAAACACCATGATGTGGGCATAGACCTGCAGCTCGAAGTATTCGGCTACGCCTTTCCCGAAGGCTTCACCGCCGCCGACCTGTGGGACTTCTTCCTCTCCGGCACCGCCTCCGGCCTGCCCGACGACGTGCGAAAGCGAAACACCGTTCTCGCGGGGCATGCGCTGTATTCCACCCATCCCGCCGCATTGGTATTTGCAAAGCATTGGTGCCGCTCCCGTGAGCGGCATTTTTCTGTGCACCTCGCGGAGCAGGCGGATGAAGAAGAAATGCTGCTGCGAGGCACCGGCCGCCTGCGCGAGATGCTGAACCAGCGGGTGCTGCCCGCTGACTACAAGGCCCCCGGCATGCGCCCCGTGGCCTACGCCGCCGAGCTTGGCCTGCTGGACAACGGCACCCTTGCCGTGCACTGCGTGCATTGCAACGATGCAGACATTGACCTGCTGCGCGATACCGGCACCCATGTATGCCTGTGCCCCCGATCCAACGAATACATCGGCGTGGGCACAGCTCCGGTACACAAATTTCTGGATGCGGGCCTGAACCTGTGCCTCGGCACAGACAGTCTCGCCTCCAACCACGACCTCAACCTCTGGAACGAGGCCCGCAAGCTGCGGGACGACCAAGGCGTTCCTACCCACACCCTGCTGCGCATGCTCACCGTGAACGGTGCGCACGCACTGGGCCTTTCCGATTCGCTGGGAACGCTGGAACCCGGCAGGCATTTCCGGTATGCTGTGCTGCCGGAGGATTTACTTCTGTAA
- a CDS encoding glycogen/starch/alpha-glucan phosphorylase: protein MTSQNSGNRKSRLPEAPATRPAESLKQDILRHVLYSLGRDTERPDRQTVFRALALSLRDRLVEKWIASQRDIYSRSSKRVYYLSLEFLPGPFLRENLIALGLENEAREALTDMGFGLDDVADEEYEPGLGNGGLGRLASCYLDSMATLRLPAYGYGIHYAYGIFYQLIKEGRQVERADNWLRGGTHWEFERSHYVHPVRFYGQVREWVDEQGRLRHSLENATTVMAMACDMFIPGHKNDYVLNMRLWAAKTSREFEFSFFNTGDYIGAVEEKIRDENISMVLYPNDEAPEGKELRLKQQFFLVSATIQDIVRRFRKKGIAWDQLPRKNVIHLNETHPAVAIPELMRILVDEELLTWEEAWYICVRTFAYTNHTVLPEALEVWPEDLFRRLLPRHLQIIHEINRRFLHDVRRQFPNDPNILGRVSLVHEGESRWVRMSHLAIVGSFSVNGVSAHHSEILKESVFHDFYKIFPERFNNKTNGITPRRWLRQCNPTLAWLITEHIGPEWLTDLAQLKKLEPYVNSEGFHRAWMEVRLRNKHKLAEYIRDKNGITVMPESLFDVHVKRFHEYKRQLLNVLHVIALYNRIRSSPGSVTVPRTYIFGGKAAPGYYMAKHIIRLINSVAYTINTDPRVGDLLKVVFLQNYCVTLAERIIPATDLSEQISTAGMEASGTGNMKFALNGAITIGTHDGANIEIMEHVGNENLFLFGLLSHEVNEMRSQGYNPRLFYERDSELREVLDMIAGGFFSPSEPHLFRDVVESLLNHGDRYMVLADFRSYVYRQQDAANAFMDQAAWARMSMLNTSRMGFFSSDRAVDEYAKDIWGVSGV from the coding sequence ATGACATCGCAAAATTCCGGAAACAGGAAAAGCCGTTTACCAGAAGCGCCAGCCACCAGACCTGCAGAGTCGCTGAAGCAGGATATACTCCGTCACGTTCTCTACAGTCTGGGCCGCGATACGGAGCGCCCGGACAGGCAGACCGTGTTCCGCGCTCTGGCCTTGTCGTTGCGCGATCGTCTGGTAGAAAAATGGATAGCAAGCCAGCGGGATATATACAGCCGCAGTTCAAAACGCGTGTATTATCTTTCCCTCGAATTTCTCCCCGGGCCTTTCCTGCGGGAAAACCTTATCGCGCTTGGGCTTGAGAATGAGGCGCGCGAAGCGCTTACCGACATGGGCTTCGGCCTTGATGACGTGGCTGACGAGGAATACGAACCCGGTCTGGGGAACGGTGGTCTTGGCAGACTCGCCTCGTGCTACCTCGATTCCATGGCCACGCTCAGGCTGCCGGCTTACGGCTACGGCATACACTACGCGTATGGTATTTTCTACCAGCTCATCAAGGAAGGCAGGCAGGTGGAGCGGGCCGACAACTGGCTGCGCGGTGGAACGCACTGGGAGTTTGAGCGTTCCCATTATGTGCACCCCGTGCGTTTTTACGGGCAGGTGCGCGAGTGGGTGGATGAGCAGGGGCGCCTGCGGCATTCACTGGAAAACGCCACAACAGTCATGGCCATGGCCTGTGATATGTTTATTCCCGGCCATAAGAACGACTATGTTTTGAACATGCGCCTGTGGGCGGCCAAGACGAGCCGCGAATTCGAGTTTTCCTTCTTCAACACGGGTGACTACATCGGAGCCGTGGAAGAGAAGATTCGCGATGAGAACATCTCCATGGTGCTTTATCCCAACGACGAAGCGCCGGAGGGCAAAGAGCTCAGGCTGAAGCAGCAGTTCTTCCTCGTCTCTGCCACCATTCAGGATATCGTGCGCCGGTTCAGGAAAAAGGGCATTGCATGGGACCAGCTGCCCCGCAAGAATGTCATCCATCTGAACGAGACGCATCCTGCCGTGGCCATTCCCGAGCTCATGCGTATTCTTGTGGATGAAGAACTGCTCACGTGGGAAGAGGCGTGGTACATATGCGTGCGCACCTTTGCCTACACCAACCATACTGTTCTTCCCGAAGCGTTGGAGGTGTGGCCCGAAGACCTGTTCCGCAGGCTGCTGCCCCGCCATCTGCAGATCATTCATGAAATCAACCGGCGGTTCCTGCATGATGTGCGCCGCCAGTTCCCCAACGATCCGAACATACTGGGCCGCGTTTCCCTCGTCCATGAGGGTGAGAGCCGCTGGGTGCGCATGAGCCACCTCGCCATAGTGGGCAGCTTCAGTGTGAACGGGGTTTCCGCGCATCACTCTGAAATTCTCAAGGAAAGCGTGTTCCACGATTTCTACAAGATCTTCCCCGAGCGGTTCAACAACAAGACCAACGGGATAACCCCGCGCCGCTGGCTGCGCCAGTGCAATCCCACGCTCGCATGGCTCATTACCGAGCATATCGGGCCGGAATGGCTTACGGATCTTGCCCAGCTCAAAAAGCTGGAGCCGTACGTCAATAGTGAAGGTTTTCACCGTGCCTGGATGGAAGTGCGGCTGCGGAACAAGCACAAGCTGGCCGAGTATATCCGGGATAAGAACGGTATTACCGTCATGCCCGAAAGCTTGTTCGATGTGCACGTGAAGCGTTTCCATGAGTACAAGCGGCAGCTTCTGAACGTGCTGCATGTCATTGCCCTGTATAACCGCATCCGCAGTTCTCCGGGCAGCGTGACCGTGCCGCGCACGTATATATTCGGCGGCAAGGCGGCACCGGGGTATTACATGGCAAAGCACATTATCCGGCTCATCAATTCGGTGGCCTATACCATTAATACCGATCCCAGAGTGGGCGATCTGCTCAAGGTCGTCTTCCTGCAGAACTATTGTGTCACGCTGGCGGAACGCATCATTCCGGCCACGGACCTGTCCGAGCAGATATCTACGGCGGGTATGGAGGCTTCCGGCACCGGCAACATGAAATTCGCCCTGAACGGCGCCATTACCATCGGCACGCACGACGGGGCCAATATCGAGATCATGGAGCACGTGGGGAACGAAAACCTGTTCCTGTTCGGCCTTCTTTCGCACGAGGTGAACGAGATGCGTTCGCAGGGATACAATCCCCGTCTCTTCTATGAACGCGATTCGGAACTGCGCGAGGTGCTGGACATGATCGCAGGCGGCTTCTTCTCTCCCTCGGAACCGCATCTCTTCAGAGATGTCGTGGAGAGCCTGCTGAACCATGGCGACAGATACATGGTGCTGGCGGACTTCCGCTCATATGTCTACAGGCAGCAGGATGCTGCCAATGCCTTTATGGATCAGGCGGCGTGGGCGCGCATGTCCATGCTGAACACCTCCCGCATGGGCTTCTTCTCCAGCGACCGCGCTGTGGACGAATACGCCAAGGATATTTGGGGCGTATCAGGGGTATAA
- a CDS encoding aspartate carbamoyltransferase catalytic subunit, whose translation MQENQRFTWPHKDLLDVSQLTVEEANHLLDTAEQFHEINQRPVKKVPTLKGKSVVLFFAEASTRTKTSFDVAGKRLSADTFALTKSGSSLTKGESLKDTALTLQAMNPDVIVIRHWSSGAAQYLAERLDCAIVNAGDGWHAHPTQALLDAFSLRQHWGRDFSGKTLLILGDILHSRVARSNVILLNKLGAKVRVCAPRTLLPAGVNDWPVTVYTNLNEAVQGVDAVMCLRLQLERQQAGLLPDLSEYATTYCLTARHLAMAAPGALVMHPGPMNRGLEIASDIADCAESLVLTQVASGVAVRMAILFLHATRKDGGSK comes from the coding sequence ATGCAAGAAAATCAACGCTTCACATGGCCCCACAAGGACCTTTTGGATGTGTCCCAACTGACGGTGGAAGAGGCCAACCATCTGCTCGACACCGCCGAACAGTTCCACGAAATCAACCAGCGGCCCGTGAAGAAGGTGCCGACTCTCAAGGGCAAGAGCGTGGTGCTCTTCTTTGCCGAGGCCAGCACGCGCACCAAGACCTCATTCGATGTGGCGGGCAAGCGCCTTTCCGCAGACACCTTTGCCCTGACCAAGAGCGGGTCCAGCCTGACCAAGGGCGAAAGCCTCAAGGATACCGCGCTCACCCTGCAGGCCATGAATCCGGATGTCATCGTCATCCGCCACTGGTCCAGCGGTGCTGCGCAGTACCTTGCCGAGCGGCTGGACTGCGCCATCGTCAACGCGGGCGACGGCTGGCATGCCCACCCCACGCAGGCCCTGCTGGACGCCTTTTCCCTGCGCCAGCACTGGGGTCGCGACTTCAGCGGCAAGACCCTGCTCATTCTGGGCGACATTCTGCACAGCCGCGTGGCCCGCTCCAACGTCATTCTGCTGAACAAGCTGGGCGCCAAGGTGCGTGTGTGCGCGCCCCGCACCCTGCTGCCCGCAGGCGTGAACGACTGGCCTGTGACCGTGTACACCAATCTTAATGAAGCCGTGCAGGGCGTGGATGCCGTGATGTGCCTGCGCCTGCAGCTGGAACGCCAGCAGGCGGGTCTGCTGCCCGACCTTTCCGAATACGCCACCACCTACTGCCTCACGGCCCGCCATCTTGCCATGGCCGCCCCGGGCGCGCTGGTGATGCACCCCGGCCCCATGAACCGCGGGCTGGAAATCGCCTCCGACATCGCCGACTGCGCAGAAAGCCTTGTGCTCACGCAGGTGGCCTCCGGCGTGGCCGTGCGCATGGCCATTCTCTTTCTTCACGCAACCCGCAAAGACGGAGGCTCCAAATGA
- a CDS encoding bifunctional folylpolyglutamate synthase/dihydrofolate synthase, with the protein MTPPPACPNAKAMSETETERNHFLTYDAFEAYLDKLGLFNMDLSLDRITTVLDELELRRPPYAVAHVLGTNGKGSTSAFMSSLAQSTGLNTGLYTSPHFTTPRERVRINGQMLDEEEWCDLANDIMEAGGDTLTYFEFLTVLAVLAFYDYEVDLAVMEAGLGGLYDATTALATDVTVYTPIAFDHQQILGNRIEDIARDKAGAIRKGVPVVTNVQDEAALAVLRDVAAQQSTTLHMAEELITMPENPRFGLMGPHQKDNACLALGAFKLLVDKYGWSPPPIMDWDDVKELGFADAWIAGRMQAVEAQADHPALILDGAHNGHAFVALKASLKALDIRPAAIIFGCMKDKPLDDIIPQLLSLSTGPIFLPPIADNERAMPPEELKALVGDRARVCVSLGEALRLSKKAAAEKDAANEVVLLCGSLYLLGEFFTLRPKCLERD; encoded by the coding sequence TTGACGCCGCCCCCCGCATGCCCTAACGCCAAAGCCATGAGCGAAACGGAAACAGAACGTAATCATTTTCTCACATACGACGCGTTTGAGGCCTATCTTGATAAGCTGGGCCTTTTTAATATGGACCTCAGCCTCGACCGTATCACCACGGTTCTGGACGAGCTGGAACTGCGCCGTCCGCCTTATGCGGTGGCACATGTGCTCGGCACCAACGGCAAGGGCAGCACCTCTGCCTTCATGTCGTCTCTGGCGCAGTCCACGGGGCTGAATACGGGCCTGTACACCTCGCCGCATTTCACCACACCGCGTGAACGGGTGCGCATCAACGGCCAGATGCTGGACGAAGAGGAATGGTGCGACCTTGCCAACGATATTATGGAAGCGGGCGGAGATACGCTGACCTATTTCGAATTTCTCACCGTGCTCGCGGTGCTTGCCTTCTACGACTACGAAGTGGATCTCGCCGTCATGGAAGCCGGTCTGGGCGGGCTGTACGACGCCACCACCGCGCTGGCGACGGACGTAACCGTTTACACGCCCATTGCCTTTGACCATCAGCAAATCCTGGGTAACCGTATTGAGGATATTGCACGCGACAAGGCCGGTGCCATCCGCAAAGGTGTGCCTGTAGTCACCAATGTGCAGGACGAAGCCGCTCTGGCCGTGCTGCGCGATGTGGCGGCACAGCAGAGCACCACGCTGCACATGGCAGAAGAACTCATCACCATGCCGGAAAATCCCCGCTTCGGTCTTATGGGGCCGCACCAGAAGGATAACGCCTGTCTCGCGCTCGGCGCGTTCAAGCTGCTGGTGGACAAGTATGGCTGGAGCCCGCCGCCCATCATGGACTGGGACGACGTGAAGGAACTCGGCTTTGCCGATGCGTGGATAGCGGGCCGTATGCAGGCTGTGGAGGCACAGGCCGATCATCCTGCGCTGATTCTGGACGGTGCGCATAACGGGCACGCGTTCGTGGCGCTCAAGGCATCGCTCAAGGCGCTCGACATCCGTCCCGCTGCCATCATTTTCGGCTGCATGAAAGATAAGCCGCTGGATGATATCATTCCGCAGCTGCTTTCGCTTTCCACCGGCCCGATATTCCTGCCGCCCATTGCGGACAATGAGCGCGCCATGCCACCGGAAGAGCTCAAGGCGCTGGTCGGCGACAGGGCCAGAGTCTGCGTTTCTCTCGGAGAAGCCCTGCGACTTTCCAAAAAGGCTGCGGCTGAAAAAGATGCAGCAAATGAGGTGGTTCTGCTCTGCGGTTCCTTGTATTTACTGGGCGAGTTCTTTACACTTCGCCCCAAGTGTCTGGAACGGGACTAG
- a CDS encoding Mpv17/PMP22 family protein: MKTSDSLLSAACAATICLFAFVPAVMDAYTYINAEYGFLASFVKFAILATLGECLALRITKGMYLRAGFGLAPRMLVWGIFGIIIKLAFVIFATGAPNLVAAFGFGEDVSLRSPLFTDRLFAAFCVSITMNCIFAPVMMVAHRVTDEHILRNGGTLAGLFSRMDIPAILTEMNWSVIWNFVLRKTIPMFWIPAHTITFMLPAEFRILFAALLSVALGIILAVAGLRGRQ; encoded by the coding sequence ATGAAAACCAGCGACTCCCTGCTCAGTGCCGCCTGTGCCGCCACCATATGCCTGTTTGCCTTCGTCCCCGCAGTCATGGATGCCTATACCTATATCAACGCCGAGTACGGTTTCCTTGCCAGCTTCGTCAAATTTGCCATCCTCGCCACGCTTGGCGAGTGTCTTGCCCTGCGCATAACCAAGGGCATGTACCTGCGGGCAGGATTCGGTCTTGCCCCGCGCATGCTCGTCTGGGGCATATTCGGCATCATCATCAAACTGGCCTTTGTCATTTTCGCCACCGGCGCTCCCAATCTCGTGGCCGCGTTCGGCTTCGGCGAAGACGTGAGCCTGCGGTCCCCCCTGTTCACCGACCGCCTGTTTGCCGCCTTCTGTGTGAGCATTACCATGAACTGCATATTCGCTCCCGTCATGATGGTGGCACACCGCGTCACGGATGAACATATTCTGCGCAACGGCGGCACACTTGCCGGGCTGTTCTCGCGCATGGATATTCCGGCCATCCTCACCGAGATGAACTGGTCCGTCATCTGGAACTTCGTGCTGCGCAAGACCATTCCCATGTTCTGGATTCCCGCGCACACCATCACCTTCATGCTGCCCGCAGAGTTTCGCATTCTCTTTGCGGCGCTGCTCAGTGTAGCGCTCGGCATCATCCTTGCCGTGGCCGGTCTGCGTGGCAGACAATAG
- a CDS encoding AEC family transporter, translating to MNVLAAIAPIFALIITGFVLKRMSFPSEGFWPQAERLTYYVLFPALLLDKLANIHPGNQPVWSMSLAMGLGVCIIAGGLLALRSKVQPDGPAFTSVFQGAMRPNTYVGLSAASALFGDTGVSLSAVALMTLIPLVNVLCVTTLIRFGGNGHPRTATKAGGILFTLRQLATNPLILGCVAGFTLNGLQIQLPSFIGEALRILGSASLPMGLLSVGAGLSFAALVQGSRDVITSSACKLLILPAVTGILCVLFGVSGPALGICLIYTAIPVSVSSYILARVLGGDHERMAAIITAQTLLSALTMPLVLMLVV from the coding sequence ATGAACGTGCTTGCGGCCATTGCGCCCATATTCGCCCTGATCATCACGGGGTTCGTTCTCAAACGGATGAGCTTTCCTTCGGAAGGCTTCTGGCCGCAGGCTGAGCGGCTCACATATTATGTTCTCTTTCCGGCGTTGCTGTTGGACAAGCTGGCCAACATTCATCCCGGCAATCAGCCGGTATGGAGCATGTCGCTCGCCATGGGGCTTGGCGTGTGCATTATTGCGGGCGGTCTGCTGGCCCTGCGGAGCAAGGTGCAGCCGGATGGTCCGGCCTTCACATCCGTCTTTCAGGGGGCCATGCGCCCCAACACCTATGTGGGACTTTCCGCGGCCAGCGCATTGTTCGGCGATACGGGCGTTTCCCTTTCCGCCGTGGCGTTGATGACGCTTATTCCGCTGGTGAACGTGCTGTGCGTGACCACACTTATACGCTTCGGCGGCAACGGGCATCCGCGCACGGCCACAAAGGCAGGCGGGATATTGTTCACCCTGCGCCAGCTCGCCACCAACCCGCTCATACTGGGCTGCGTTGCCGGATTTACCCTGAACGGGCTGCAGATACAGCTCCCATCATTCATCGGCGAGGCATTACGCATTCTCGGCAGTGCATCCCTTCCCATGGGGCTTCTCTCCGTGGGCGCGGGGCTTTCTTTTGCCGCGCTGGTGCAGGGCAGCAGAGATGTCATCACCAGTTCAGCCTGCAAATTGCTCATTCTGCCCGCCGTAACAGGCATTCTCTGTGTCCTCTTCGGCGTGTCCGGTCCGGCGCTGGGCATCTGCCTGATCTACACTGCTATTCCCGTTTCCGTGTCATCATACATTCTGGCGCGCGTTCTGGGCGGCGACCACGAGCGCATGGCGGCCATCATCACCGCGCAGACCCTGCTCTCCGCCCTGACCATGCCGCTGGTGCTCATGCTCGTGGTCTAA
- a CDS encoding DEAD/DEAH box helicase — MSFESFSFDRRIVSGIVACGYETPTPIQAETIPAILRGQDVLGLAQTGTGKTAAFALPILQHLINSDADRRGPVRVLVLAPTRELALQIQESFIALGKQTGYRSAAVFGGVGIVPQIKAMRSSAIAVACPGRLLDLAKRGECNLSEVDILVLDEADRMFDMGFLPDLRRILALLPAKRQNLLFSATMPGEIRSLAGELLRDPVTVQVNHTVPKASIEHVAYNVPSRQKTGLLQALLKETAHESVLVFTRTKHRAKNVARFLGEKGWLATALQGNLSQNRRQEALDGFRAGKYKIMVATDIAARGIDCSSISHVINYDVPDTAETYTHRIGRTGRADRTGMAMTLISGEDNSLMRTIERSLGNVIPRTKLDGFVCDQEEDGDFGRPNDRFPKRGGDRSGGGMSRGSKFGKRPGDFADSERGSRQGFRAARPRSESAEGGRSERRDDLRPDRAPKSQDRDFGRSMDRQRGGVRSPYSDQLSGDAPRFERAAKSPFGAKSEKTDRFVRSDDKPFRDKPFGTRKADGDRSESFGRRSFGKDGFEGKSAGKPEGSARRFDGDNRRPGDKSRFDREDSGRNDRFRGNDRGERGNDRFARTDRDARPSFKARGEQAENAGRFGNGERKGNGEARSGWQNRDEQRTGRFNRTEREFGQSDRRDRFEKKPDDRFGRPSENRFGGKSEDRFGGKSDDRFAKKTGAAPYGRKAEDGAGKKPQARFEGKSDDRFGRKSDDRFARKSDDRFGGNGERSERGDRPARPFGARKNGRSDYGKR; from the coding sequence GTGAGTTTTGAATCCTTTTCTTTCGACCGGCGCATAGTCTCCGGCATCGTTGCGTGCGGGTATGAAACCCCCACCCCCATTCAGGCGGAAACCATCCCCGCCATCCTTCGCGGCCAGGACGTACTTGGCCTCGCCCAGACCGGCACCGGCAAAACCGCAGCGTTTGCCCTGCCCATTCTGCAGCACCTGATCAACTCCGACGCGGACCGTCGCGGCCCCGTGCGCGTGCTGGTACTTGCTCCTACCCGCGAACTTGCTCTGCAGATTCAGGAATCCTTTATTGCACTCGGCAAACAGACCGGTTACCGCAGCGCCGCCGTTTTCGGCGGTGTAGGTATTGTTCCGCAGATCAAGGCCATGCGTTCCTCCGCCATTGCGGTGGCTTGCCCCGGCAGACTGCTCGACCTTGCCAAGCGCGGCGAATGCAACCTCTCCGAGGTAGACATTCTTGTGCTCGACGAAGCGGACCGCATGTTCGACATGGGCTTTCTGCCCGACCTGCGCCGCATTCTGGCACTGCTTCCCGCAAAGCGCCAGAACCTGCTCTTCTCTGCAACCATGCCCGGAGAAATCCGTTCGCTGGCCGGAGAACTGCTGCGCGACCCCGTCACCGTGCAGGTGAACCACACTGTGCCCAAGGCATCCATCGAGCATGTGGCCTACAATGTGCCTTCCCGCCAGAAGACGGGCCTGCTGCAGGCTCTGCTGAAGGAAACCGCACACGAAAGCGTACTCGTCTTCACCCGTACCAAGCATCGCGCCAAAAACGTGGCCCGCTTCCTTGGTGAAAAGGGCTGGCTGGCTACCGCACTGCAGGGCAACCTGTCGCAGAATCGCCGCCAGGAAGCGCTGGACGGTTTCCGTGCCGGCAAGTACAAAATCATGGTTGCCACCGACATTGCCGCTCGCGGCATTGACTGCTCGAGCATTTCCCACGTCATTAACTATGACGTGCCGGATACTGCGGAAACGTACACCCACCGCATCGGCCGTACCGGCCGCGCGGACCGCACCGGCATGGCCATGACCCTTATTTCCGGCGAAGACAATTCGCTGATGCGCACCATCGAACGTTCGCTCGGCAACGTCATTCCCCGCACCAAGCTGGACGGCTTTGTGTGCGATCAGGAAGAAGACGGCGATTTCGGACGCCCCAACGACCGCTTCCCCAAGCGTGGCGGCGACCGTTCCGGCGGCGGCATGAGCCGTGGCAGCAAGTTCGGCAAGCGCCCCGGCGATTTCGCAGACTCCGAACGTGGCAGCCGTCAGGGCTTCCGCGCAGCACGTCCCCGCAGTGAATCTGCTGAAGGCGGCCGCAGCGAAAGACGTGACGACTTACGTCCCGATCGCGCCCCCAAGTCTCAGGATCGTGACTTCGGTCGCTCCATGGACCGTCAGCGCGGTGGCGTACGCTCTCCCTACTCCGACCAGCTCAGCGGCGACGCTCCCCGCTTCGAACGCGCGGCCAAGTCACCCTTCGGCGCCAAGTCCGAAAAGACCGACCGCTTCGTAAGGTCCGACGACAAGCCCTTCCGTGACAAGCCGTTTGGTACCCGCAAGGCTGACGGCGACCGGAGCGAAAGCTTCGGCAGACGCAGCTTCGGCAAGGACGGTTTTGAAGGCAAGAGCGCCGGCAAGCCCGAAGGCTCTGCCCGTCGTTTTGACGGCGACAACCGCCGCCCCGGTGACAAGAGCCGCTTTGACCGTGAAGATTCCGGCCGTAACGACCGCTTCCGTGGCAACGACCGTGGCGAACGCGGCAACGACCGTTTCGCCCGCACCGATCGCGATGCCCGCCCCTCCTTCAAGGCTCGTGGCGAGCAGGCTGAAAACGCCGGTCGCTTCGGCAATGGCGAACGCAAGGGCAACGGCGAAGCACGCTCCGGCTGGCAGAACCGTGACGAACAGCGCACCGGCCGGTTTAACCGTACCGAACGCGAATTCGGCCAGTCCGACCGTCGCGACCGCTTCGAAAAGAAGCCTGACGACCGCTTTGGCCGTCCTTCTGAAAACCGTTTCGGCGGCAAGTCCGAGGACCGTTTCGGTGGTAAATCAGACGACCGCTTCGCCAAGAAGACCGGCGCTGCCCCTTACGGCCGCAAGGCTGAAGACGGCGCAGGCAAAAAGCCGCAGGCACGCTTTGAAGGCAAGTCTGATGACCGCTTCGGACGTAAGTCTGACGATCGTTTTGCCCGCAAGTCTGACGACCGCTTCGGCGGAAACGGCGAACGCTCCGAGCGCGGAGACCGTCCTGCACGCCCCTTCGGCGCACGCAAGAACGGCCGTTCCGATTACGGCAAGCGCTAA